Proteins encoded together in one Amphritea japonica ATCC BAA-1530 window:
- a CDS encoding TRAP transporter large permease codes for MVEIALIAVAVLVVLLTLGLPLPYCFGGGLMVMYFLGDVIMKGNMLWGFQQLGNPVLLAIPLFVLAGTIMSVSGIAASLLNFVNIFVGHLRGGLGVVATISCALIGAISGSGLTGVAAIGPLLIPEMEKQGYPREYATALIANASLLGLLIPPSVTMIVYGWVTDTSILACFLATLGPGLLIMLNFSVVNVWLARKFPLVLDERPKGKEFVAEATSRGFKATPALLMPVIILGGIYGGIMTPTEAAAVAVIYALPVGFLIYKGLDLKTFLFAGKEASTAVGAIMLMILFSMILSQMFVVESVPQALVEAIFSITEDKVVLLILINVLLFLVGMVVNDVTAIILIAPLLLPLMEAIGISPIQFAAIMGVNTAMGGVTPPYASILYLGARIGKVQVTKVIKPAMLLIITGYLPVVFLTSFWDDLSMYLPNYFGY; via the coding sequence ATGGTTGAAATTGCACTGATTGCAGTGGCGGTTCTGGTCGTTTTGCTGACCCTGGGCCTGCCATTACCCTACTGTTTTGGCGGCGGCCTGATGGTGATGTATTTCCTCGGCGACGTGATAATGAAAGGCAATATGCTGTGGGGCTTCCAGCAGCTGGGTAATCCGGTACTGCTTGCGATCCCCTTGTTTGTACTGGCCGGCACCATTATGAGTGTCAGCGGGATAGCCGCCAGTCTACTTAACTTCGTTAACATTTTTGTTGGTCATCTGCGTGGTGGTCTGGGTGTTGTTGCAACGATTAGTTGTGCGTTAATAGGTGCAATCTCCGGTTCCGGTCTGACCGGTGTGGCAGCGATCGGTCCTTTGTTGATTCCTGAAATGGAAAAACAGGGCTATCCCCGTGAATACGCGACTGCTCTGATCGCTAACGCATCACTGCTAGGATTGTTGATTCCGCCAAGCGTAACCATGATTGTTTATGGTTGGGTGACGGATACTTCCATTCTGGCGTGTTTCCTGGCGACTTTAGGCCCTGGCTTGCTGATCATGCTGAACTTCTCGGTGGTCAACGTCTGGCTGGCGCGTAAGTTCCCACTTGTATTGGACGAGCGACCAAAAGGCAAAGAGTTTGTAGCTGAAGCGACTAGTCGTGGCTTTAAAGCGACCCCTGCACTGCTGATGCCGGTGATCATTCTGGGTGGTATCTACGGCGGCATTATGACGCCGACTGAAGCAGCTGCGGTCGCGGTGATCTACGCATTGCCTGTTGGTTTCCTGATCTATAAAGGTCTGGATCTGAAAACCTTCCTGTTCGCAGGCAAGGAAGCGTCGACTGCGGTGGGTGCCATCATGCTGATGATTCTGTTCAGTATGATTCTGTCGCAGATGTTTGTGGTCGAGTCTGTGCCTCAGGCCTTGGTTGAAGCCATCTTCTCGATCACTGAAGATAAAGTGGTACTGCTAATTCTGATTAACGTGCTGCTGTTCCTGGTGGGCATGGTTGTTAACGATGTTACCGCAATTATTCTGATCGCCCCTCTGCTTCTGCCGTTGATGGAAGCGATCGGTATCAGTCCAATTCAGTTCGCCGCGATCATGGGTGTGAATACCGCTATGGGTGGAGTCACGCCGCCATACGCTTCAATCCTGTATCTCGGTGCCCGCATCGGTAAAGTTCAGGTCACTAAGGTGATTAAGCCTGCCATGCTACTGATTATTACTGGCTACCTGCCGGTAGTGTTCCTGACATCGTTCTGGGATGACCTGTCGATGTACCTTCCGAACTACTTCGGTTACTGA
- a CDS encoding DMT family transporter — protein MDNTRGSIFMVLAMAAFAIEDMFIKAAAESMAIGLILMLFGAGGMLVFILLTLQKGESVFHPAILSKPLLIRSVCEIVGRLFFALAITLTPLSSASAILQATPLVVVLGAALIFREKVGGVRWLAILTGFFGVLMIIRPGLDSFNPASLFAVIGMLGFAGRDLATRAAPPVLSNVQLGIYGFFILIVSGLILQLYYNEPISINTPAGVQILAAVIFGVAAYNCLTIAMRSGDVSVVAPFRYTRLLFALVLGIVIFAERPDMMTLSGGFIIVLSGGFILLQSRKINVLKVRAE, from the coding sequence AATACTCGCGGTAGCATCTTTATGGTGCTGGCAATGGCAGCTTTTGCTATAGAGGATATGTTCATTAAAGCAGCGGCAGAGAGTATGGCTATAGGACTGATATTGATGCTGTTCGGTGCTGGTGGAATGCTGGTTTTTATTCTGCTGACATTGCAAAAAGGTGAGTCTGTTTTTCATCCAGCCATATTATCAAAACCTTTATTAATTCGGTCAGTTTGCGAGATAGTGGGTCGTCTTTTTTTTGCTCTGGCGATTACCCTGACGCCTCTATCCAGTGCCTCGGCTATTCTACAGGCAACGCCTCTTGTTGTTGTATTGGGTGCCGCATTGATCTTCAGAGAAAAAGTAGGAGGGGTACGCTGGTTAGCTATTCTGACTGGTTTTTTCGGTGTGCTGATGATTATACGTCCCGGGCTGGATAGTTTTAATCCGGCCTCGTTGTTTGCGGTGATTGGAATGCTGGGTTTTGCAGGCCGTGATCTGGCGACCCGTGCAGCTCCTCCGGTACTTTCCAATGTGCAGTTGGGTATTTATGGTTTTTTTATTCTGATAGTCAGTGGTCTGATATTGCAACTTTATTATAACGAGCCGATTTCTATCAACACCCCGGCGGGTGTGCAGATTCTTGCGGCGGTTATTTTTGGTGTAGCAGCCTATAACTGCCTGACGATAGCGATGCGCAGTGGTGATGTTTCGGTTGTGGCGCCATTTCGCTATACCCGGTTACTGTTTGCCCTTGTATTAGGTATTGTAATATTTGCTGAGCGCCCGGATATGATGACTCTGTCTGGTGGGTTTATTATTGTTCTTAGCGGTGGTTTTATCTTGTTACAAAGCCGCAAGATCAATGTTCTGAAAGTGCGGGCGGAATAA
- a CDS encoding NAD(P)/FAD-dependent oxidoreductase — translation MTELLAPDEPENITDSYEIAIIGAGPAGMSAAITASQAGVSVVVLDDKPRSGGQIYRNVDASPLPDAEVLGPDYTKGAELTVQFRGCNARHISGVTVWHVGDNGEILFSDNGTTKRLTAQKIIVATGAMERPFPIPGWHLPGVMSAGSAQVMLKSDGLVRDGAIFAGTGPLLYLIVAQYLRLGVKVKALVDTTPKENYLHVMTELTGAVTAPGMLIKGVGLLNEIRKSGTNIYSFAKDLKVTGDEQTAGLSFNCGGKEHSLPASYVFLHQGVIPNLNITQALGLEHDWCQQQLCWKPKINRWGQSSKSHIAVAGDSGGIIGADSAAAMGRVVTLNQLVNLGVTSRSLAEAEAADDLRFVARQQRFRRFIDRLYRPLDQQRIPEAPNTVVCRCEERTVADLKKGFELGGREPNQLKSQTRCGMGPCQGRMCGHTVSELLANWRNEPVADVGYYRLRSPMRLVTLQELSQFTDVTPEAKKTEEAS, via the coding sequence ATGACTGAATTATTGGCTCCTGATGAGCCGGAAAACATTACGGATAGCTATGAAATCGCTATTATCGGCGCGGGTCCCGCAGGTATGTCAGCGGCTATTACCGCAAGCCAGGCTGGTGTTAGTGTCGTAGTGCTGGATGATAAGCCCCGTAGCGGTGGTCAGATCTACCGCAATGTCGATGCCAGTCCGTTGCCTGATGCTGAAGTACTGGGACCTGACTATACCAAGGGTGCCGAATTAACAGTCCAGTTTAGAGGTTGTAATGCCCGTCATATCAGTGGTGTTACCGTATGGCATGTAGGTGATAATGGCGAGATCCTTTTCTCTGATAATGGCACGACAAAAAGACTGACGGCACAGAAGATTATTGTGGCGACTGGTGCGATGGAACGGCCTTTTCCCATTCCGGGCTGGCATCTCCCGGGTGTTATGTCCGCCGGTAGTGCGCAGGTCATGCTTAAGTCCGATGGGCTGGTGCGTGACGGGGCAATATTTGCCGGTACCGGTCCGTTACTTTACCTCATTGTGGCGCAGTACCTGCGACTGGGGGTTAAGGTTAAAGCGTTGGTGGATACTACGCCGAAAGAGAATTATCTGCACGTTATGACAGAGTTGACTGGGGCAGTGACCGCACCAGGAATGCTGATCAAAGGCGTTGGTTTACTGAATGAGATCCGCAAGTCGGGTACAAATATCTATAGCTTTGCCAAAGACCTGAAGGTCACAGGAGATGAACAGACCGCAGGGCTGAGCTTCAACTGTGGCGGTAAAGAACACTCGCTGCCTGCCAGTTATGTTTTTCTTCATCAGGGTGTTATTCCCAACCTGAATATCACCCAGGCGCTTGGTTTAGAGCATGACTGGTGTCAACAGCAGTTGTGTTGGAAACCAAAGATAAATCGCTGGGGCCAAAGTTCTAAATCGCACATCGCTGTCGCAGGCGATTCTGGCGGTATCATCGGTGCCGATTCAGCCGCGGCGATGGGTCGAGTCGTCACGCTTAATCAACTGGTGAATCTTGGGGTTACAAGTCGCTCATTGGCAGAAGCCGAAGCGGCTGATGATCTGCGATTCGTTGCCAGACAACAGCGTTTTAGACGCTTTATTGATCGTCTTTATCGTCCGCTTGATCAGCAGCGAATTCCAGAAGCCCCCAATACTGTAGTTTGTCGTTGCGAAGAACGTACGGTTGCTGACCTGAAAAAAGGTTTTGAATTAGGTGGTCGTGAACCTAATCAACTGAAGAGTCAGACCCGTTGCGGTATGGGGCCCTGTCAGGGGCGAATGTGTGGCCACACGGTTAGTGAACTATTGGCAAACTGGCGTAATGAGCCGGTTGCCGATGTTGGCTATTATCGTCTGCGATCACCTATGCGCTTAGTCACATTGCAGGAACTGAGTCAGTTTACTGATGTAACGCCTGAGGCAAAGAAGACTGAGGAGGCAAGCTGA
- a CDS encoding HAD family hydrolase translates to MTTSKRKAEVVLFDLGNVVVELGAGPLPAHWLSAGQSFDLKQWFHSDVALAFERGELSALELAEYLQRDLNLDVSPELVVAEFRKWPLRIYPQLPALLIKLRQCYQLAVLSNTNELHYPRLFNEFDLDKYFDKELVFASHLIRLAKPDPEAFIYVLDQLQAEPEQVLFLDDMKENVVTARSLGMKAQQLKGGEEVAAYLNSLISNQD, encoded by the coding sequence ATGACTACTTCTAAAAGAAAAGCAGAGGTTGTTCTGTTTGACCTTGGTAATGTTGTTGTTGAGCTGGGTGCCGGCCCGTTGCCAGCGCACTGGTTGAGTGCCGGCCAGTCTTTCGATTTGAAACAATGGTTTCATTCTGATGTGGCTTTAGCATTTGAACGGGGTGAATTGTCTGCTCTTGAACTGGCTGAATATTTGCAACGCGATCTGAATCTGGATGTCTCGCCTGAACTGGTCGTGGCAGAGTTTAGAAAATGGCCCTTACGAATCTACCCGCAATTGCCTGCGCTATTGATTAAATTACGACAATGCTATCAGCTTGCTGTTCTAAGCAATACTAATGAACTTCATTACCCTCGCTTGTTTAATGAGTTCGATCTGGATAAGTATTTTGATAAAGAACTAGTTTTTGCCTCCCACCTGATTCGTCTGGCTAAGCCAGATCCTGAAGCTTTTATTTATGTGCTGGATCAACTTCAGGCAGAGCCTGAACAGGTTCTGTTTCTGGATGATATGAAAGAGAATGTAGTAACTGCCCGTAGTCTGGGCATGAAGGCTCAGCAACTCAAAGGAGGCGAGGAGGTAGCGGCTTACCTGAATAGTCTGATATCGAATCAGGATTAA
- a CDS encoding NAD(P)/FAD-dependent oxidoreductase → MTINTTSQKLSSDVLVIGGGIQGASTAYHLAQRGVSVIVVEKDTVSRHASGVNAGGVRLLGRNIAEVELSKAAMQRWQQLDDELDADTGFRRRSLINIAADEKDLESLRAREQQMHSLDYFHEVMLNQQELRERLPHVAAHCVGGVVSEQDGYAIPFHSTQAFRIAAERLGACFCEGEQVEQIRKVGDSWLVDTKTQQYQAEHLVNCAGAWGDIISVMIGDNVPMSYSAPMLMITARMPHFAGPVVGAVSRPLSFKQFENGTVLIGGGAKGFADRANNITRLDYSLLATGAQNAIEFFPIMKTACINRMWSGLEAYMPDNLPVLGKSMRTDKAYHAFAFSAHGFQLGPVIGEVMADLITKGETRFDLEPLRVNRYERKTL, encoded by the coding sequence ATGACTATTAATACAACCTCCCAAAAGTTAAGTTCAGATGTTTTGGTGATCGGCGGCGGTATTCAGGGTGCTTCAACCGCCTATCATTTAGCGCAGCGCGGTGTGTCTGTAATTGTTGTAGAGAAAGATACAGTATCCCGCCATGCCTCAGGTGTGAACGCCGGCGGTGTTCGGCTGCTGGGTCGGAATATTGCGGAAGTTGAGTTAAGTAAAGCAGCAATGCAACGCTGGCAGCAGCTTGATGATGAGCTGGATGCGGATACCGGCTTTCGACGTCGAAGTCTGATCAATATAGCGGCAGATGAAAAAGACCTGGAAAGCTTGCGCGCTCGTGAACAACAGATGCATAGCCTGGATTATTTTCATGAAGTAATGCTGAATCAGCAGGAGTTGCGTGAACGCTTGCCCCACGTGGCGGCCCATTGTGTTGGTGGCGTGGTATCTGAACAGGATGGCTATGCGATTCCGTTTCATTCAACTCAGGCTTTTCGTATCGCTGCGGAGCGTTTAGGTGCTTGCTTCTGCGAAGGTGAGCAGGTTGAACAGATCCGCAAGGTTGGTGACAGCTGGCTGGTGGACACGAAAACTCAGCAATATCAGGCCGAACATCTGGTCAATTGTGCCGGAGCCTGGGGTGATATTATTTCGGTGATGATCGGTGATAACGTGCCTATGTCATATAGCGCGCCGATGCTGATGATCACTGCCCGGATGCCGCATTTTGCCGGTCCGGTGGTTGGTGCTGTTAGTCGCCCTTTGTCGTTCAAACAGTTTGAGAACGGTACGGTATTGATTGGTGGAGGAGCCAAAGGCTTTGCGGATCGGGCTAACAATATCACCCGACTGGATTACAGTTTATTGGCTACTGGTGCGCAAAATGCCATTGAGTTTTTCCCGATTATGAAAACCGCTTGTATTAACCGTATGTGGTCCGGTCTGGAAGCCTACATGCCAGACAATCTACCTGTTCTGGGTAAGAGTATGCGTACTGATAAGGCTTATCATGCCTTTGCATTTTCTGCCCATGGTTTCCAGTTGGGTCCTGTGATTGGTGAAGTGATGGCTGACCTGATTACCAAAGGCGAAACCCGTTTTGATCTGGAACCGTTGCGGGTTAACAGGTATGAACGGAAAACCCTGTAA
- a CDS encoding DUF934 domain-containing protein codes for MQQIIRDNRIQEDRAILVGWPVNDKPDDNLKAGDNRAVSEPVLEMNSEFKPEPGYRYILPVECWLKAAPEFRDYAEVPGVWISGSADLEVLHEVFILTDLVAVAFDSFVDGSGFSTASLIREKFNFHGELRAFGSVLPDQIAYLLRCGFNSVAFSQIEDLKQAAKQLLLSSHSYQGSVTQPRTPFSERITRSK; via the coding sequence ATGCAGCAAATAATTAGAGATAACCGGATACAGGAAGACAGAGCTATCTTAGTTGGCTGGCCTGTAAACGATAAGCCGGATGATAACCTGAAGGCTGGAGATAATAGGGCTGTATCAGAGCCTGTATTAGAAATGAACTCTGAGTTTAAACCAGAGCCGGGCTATCGTTATATTTTGCCCGTTGAGTGTTGGTTGAAAGCTGCGCCGGAGTTCAGAGACTATGCAGAAGTGCCCGGTGTCTGGATAAGCGGAAGTGCTGATTTAGAGGTTTTGCATGAGGTCTTTATACTGACCGACCTTGTCGCTGTGGCGTTTGATAGCTTTGTGGATGGATCGGGCTTTTCGACCGCATCACTGATCCGGGAAAAGTTTAATTTTCATGGGGAGTTGCGTGCATTCGGCTCTGTGCTACCGGATCAGATAGCCTACCTGTTACGTTGTGGCTTCAATTCTGTTGCATTCTCACAGATAGAAGACCTTAAACAGGCTGCGAAACAGTTGCTGCTGTCAAGCCACTCTTATCAGGGCAGTGTGACTCAACCCAGAACGCCATTCTCAGAACGAATTACTAGGTCGAAGTAG
- a CDS encoding nitrite/sulfite reductase, translating into MYQYDEVDYQVVRGRVSQFKNQIERYQSGLISEEAFLPLRLQNGLYIQKHAPMLRVAVPYGMLSSIQLRMLARICREFDRDYCHITTRQNIQFNWVELADVPEILDRLASVEMHAIQTSGNCIRNTTSDPLAGVVHGEVSDPRPYCEIIRQWSTLHPEFAYLPRKFKIAVIGAEEDRASIRLHDIGLQLIKSDAGDIGFKVWAGGGLGRTPMLGRLIRAFLPQEQLLGFLKAIIRVYNRYGRRDNKYKARIKILVANLGVEEFSRQVEQEFDRNEGVDRLLTQEEISYAQSFFTAPDYESATEVTDKSRIIDADLYSEYARWLERNVRSHKIEGYRIVTLSLKYQGTAPGDISTQQLEQLADLAEQYSFAEIRTTQQQNIILTDVKSTDLYSLWLALRQLKLDTPTVGTLSDTVCCPGADFCNLANARSLTVNAAIQQRFNDLNQLYELGDLSLRISGCINACAHHHIANIGILGVDKNGQEYYQITLGGMSGKVNAIGKVLGPSLPMEKVVPAIGKIIGVYIANRSTPSESFSAVYLRIGKSLFKESVYAANN; encoded by the coding sequence ATGTATCAATATGATGAAGTCGACTATCAGGTTGTCAGAGGCCGGGTCTCACAGTTTAAGAATCAGATAGAGCGCTATCAGAGTGGTTTGATCAGTGAAGAGGCGTTTCTGCCTCTGCGGTTACAAAATGGTCTCTATATTCAAAAGCATGCGCCTATGCTTCGGGTCGCCGTTCCCTACGGAATGCTTTCTTCCATTCAGCTGCGAATGTTGGCCCGGATCTGTCGGGAGTTTGATCGTGATTATTGCCACATTACGACAAGGCAGAATATTCAGTTTAACTGGGTTGAGTTAGCAGATGTGCCAGAAATACTAGACCGGCTGGCCAGTGTTGAAATGCATGCGATTCAAACCAGCGGTAATTGTATTCGCAATACCACCTCAGATCCGTTGGCTGGTGTTGTGCATGGGGAGGTCTCAGACCCTCGCCCCTATTGTGAAATCATACGTCAGTGGTCTACATTGCATCCTGAATTTGCTTATTTGCCGCGAAAATTCAAAATTGCAGTTATTGGTGCCGAAGAAGATCGCGCGTCTATTCGGCTGCATGATATTGGGCTGCAGTTAATCAAATCTGATGCAGGGGATATCGGTTTTAAAGTCTGGGCAGGTGGCGGCCTGGGGCGCACTCCGATGTTGGGTCGCCTGATCAGAGCGTTTTTACCTCAAGAGCAACTGCTGGGCTTTTTGAAAGCGATTATCCGGGTTTATAACCGCTATGGACGTCGCGATAATAAGTATAAAGCCCGAATCAAAATTCTGGTGGCAAACCTGGGGGTTGAAGAGTTCTCTCGTCAGGTTGAACAGGAATTTGATCGAAATGAGGGAGTAGATAGGTTACTCACTCAGGAAGAGATAAGTTATGCCCAGTCGTTCTTTACCGCACCAGATTATGAGTCGGCTACGGAGGTTACAGATAAAAGCCGCATAATCGATGCAGATCTATATTCTGAATATGCTCGTTGGCTGGAACGCAATGTGCGGTCGCATAAAATTGAAGGTTATCGAATAGTGACGTTATCCCTGAAATATCAGGGGACTGCGCCGGGTGATATTTCAACTCAGCAGTTAGAGCAGTTAGCAGATCTGGCCGAACAGTACTCCTTCGCCGAAATTCGCACCACTCAGCAGCAGAATATTATTCTTACCGATGTTAAAAGCACGGACCTTTATAGTCTCTGGTTGGCGCTTCGTCAGCTCAAGCTTGATACGCCGACAGTTGGGACGCTTAGCGATACGGTATGCTGTCCTGGTGCTGATTTTTGTAACTTAGCTAATGCGCGATCTTTAACGGTAAATGCTGCGATTCAGCAACGCTTCAACGACCTCAACCAGCTGTATGAACTGGGTGATCTGAGTCTGCGGATATCCGGTTGCATTAACGCCTGCGCACATCATCATATAGCCAATATTGGCATTCTTGGCGTCGATAAAAATGGTCAGGAGTATTATCAGATTACCCTGGGTGGAATGAGCGGAAAGGTAAATGCCATAGGTAAAGTGCTGGGGCCCTCGTTGCCCATGGAAAAGGTTGTTCCCGCGATAGGAAAAATTATCGGGGTATATATTGCAAACCGATCCACCCCGTCTGAATCCTTCAGTGCTGTATATCTGCGTATTGGAAAATCCCTGTTCAAGGAGTCTGTCTATGCAGCAAATAATTAG
- a CDS encoding (2Fe-2S)-binding protein, which produces MFRSVTKQQDPKTEVQVTINDSVVVVAPGTTVWAAMALAGETATRVSPVNQQVRSAYCAMGVCFECMVEIDGMPNRQACLTEVSEGMQVNRQVITEATIAANPQLAHTGAEND; this is translated from the coding sequence ATGTTCCGATCTGTTACAAAACAACAAGACCCAAAGACTGAAGTACAGGTAACCATCAACGATTCCGTTGTTGTGGTCGCGCCGGGAACAACAGTCTGGGCAGCCATGGCGCTGGCAGGGGAAACCGCTACCCGGGTCTCTCCGGTGAATCAGCAGGTGCGTTCCGCTTACTGTGCTATGGGCGTCTGCTTCGAATGTATGGTCGAGATTGATGGTATGCCCAATCGGCAGGCCTGTCTGACCGAAGTCAGCGAAGGTATGCAAGTTAACCGTCAGGTGATTACCGAGGCGACTATCGCCGCTAACCCGCAGCTAGCTCACACGGGGGCTGAAAATGACTGA
- a CDS encoding LysR substrate-binding domain-containing protein: MNITVRQLQCFREVMRTGSISEAARTLQRTQPAVSNMVATLEDELGVELFERQRGRLIRKPEAHYFLEESEQILERLNKTARTMKEIAGLELGRLKIACMPAASNYLMPRLIAEFVRDKPRVNVSMMMRDSSVIEEWVASQQYDIGLAETPPPNRALSALTFDLKCVCALPINDPLANKAVITPKDLDNLPLATLQEGHPNYQSALKAFRSQGATLNQRFELLTFQPALKLVEENLCYCICDPMTASGYLQRFDDRARLVFRPFIPEVILSVSVLTPAHRPASVLASSFTELVTQQLEELNAQFYSE; encoded by the coding sequence ATGAATATCACCGTTCGACAGCTGCAATGTTTTCGTGAAGTCATGCGTACTGGCTCAATTTCAGAGGCGGCACGTACCCTGCAACGAACCCAACCGGCGGTCAGTAATATGGTCGCCACCCTGGAAGATGAACTGGGAGTTGAGTTATTCGAACGGCAGCGAGGTCGTTTGATCCGTAAGCCAGAAGCCCATTACTTTCTGGAAGAATCAGAGCAGATACTGGAACGACTGAATAAAACAGCCCGTACCATGAAGGAGATTGCCGGACTGGAGCTTGGCCGCCTGAAGATCGCCTGTATGCCCGCAGCCTCTAACTATTTGATGCCACGCCTGATTGCAGAATTTGTAAGGGATAAGCCCCGGGTAAATGTATCGATGATGATGCGGGACTCTTCTGTGATTGAGGAGTGGGTTGCTTCTCAGCAATACGATATCGGCCTGGCAGAAACACCACCACCTAACCGGGCGCTATCAGCGCTGACCTTTGATCTTAAGTGTGTTTGCGCCCTTCCCATCAATGACCCCTTAGCCAACAAAGCCGTAATCACTCCGAAAGATCTGGACAACCTGCCACTGGCAACACTCCAGGAGGGACACCCGAACTATCAGTCCGCTCTGAAAGCATTTAGAAGTCAGGGAGCAACATTGAATCAGCGCTTTGAGCTACTGACATTCCAGCCCGCGTTAAAGCTGGTAGAAGAAAACCTCTGCTACTGCATCTGTGACCCAATGACGGCCAGCGGCTATCTACAACGTTTTGATGACCGGGCAAGATTAGTATTCAGACCCTTTATACCCGAAGTTATTCTGTCGGTATCAGTTCTGACACCAGCACATCGCCCGGCATCCGTACTAGCCAGCAGTTTTACTGAGCTGGTTACCCAGCAGTTAGAAGAGTTGAATGCGCAGTTCTATTCAGAGTGA
- the dctP gene encoding TRAP transporter substrate-binding protein DctP, which yields MKKTFLTTAVLASTLALTSIAEAAELKISHIRPQGATIDVELKELSADIEKATGGDLSLKIFAASALGDYTTVQERISVGAIDMAVQPAATAASRKMQISAFPYIAANWEQAQSIYGPGGAINQAMKELYAKQDIEMLAAYPVYFGGVALNRDAVSPGNPSVDKGIKVRVPGIKSFQLTADALGYISSPIPFSEAFTAVQTGVVDGVIGSGAEGYYASFRDVTKTYIPVNTHFEVWYMIINNESMSDLDSDDQVALRKAAADFEIRRWAKAESDQAANEKKLEAYGATIVKLSDDQLAAAAKKARAEVWPQILEDVGAEWGQGILDQIAN from the coding sequence ATGAAGAAAACGTTTCTAACAACTGCGGTATTGGCCAGCACTCTGGCTCTGACATCTATCGCTGAAGCGGCTGAATTGAAGATCAGTCATATCCGTCCACAGGGCGCAACTATCGATGTAGAACTGAAGGAACTGTCTGCCGATATTGAAAAAGCCACTGGCGGTGATCTTTCTCTGAAGATTTTTGCGGCCAGCGCACTGGGTGATTACACCACAGTTCAGGAACGTATTTCCGTCGGTGCAATTGATATGGCGGTACAGCCTGCAGCCACTGCAGCATCCCGTAAGATGCAGATTTCAGCATTCCCGTATATCGCGGCAAACTGGGAGCAGGCGCAGTCTATCTATGGTCCGGGCGGAGCGATTAACCAGGCGATGAAAGAGTTGTATGCCAAGCAGGATATCGAAATGCTGGCAGCCTACCCGGTTTACTTTGGCGGTGTCGCGCTGAACCGTGATGCAGTATCTCCGGGCAACCCTAGTGTTGATAAAGGTATCAAGGTACGTGTGCCGGGTATCAAGAGCTTCCAGCTGACTGCTGATGCACTGGGTTATATCAGTTCACCAATCCCGTTCTCTGAGGCATTCACTGCCGTACAGACCGGTGTTGTTGACGGTGTGATCGGTTCCGGTGCGGAAGGTTACTACGCCTCTTTCCGTGACGTAACTAAGACTTACATTCCGGTGAATACTCACTTTGAAGTCTGGTACATGATCATCAATAACGAGTCTATGTCTGATCTGGATTCTGACGATCAGGTAGCGTTGCGTAAAGCAGCAGCTGACTTTGAGATACGTCGCTGGGCTAAAGCTGAATCTGACCAGGCGGCTAACGAGAAGAAACTGGAAGCTTACGGTGCAACTATCGTTAAGCTGAGTGATGACCAGCTGGCAGCTGCGGCGAAGAAAGCCCGTGCTGAAGTATGGCCTCAGATTCTTGAAGATGTTGGCGCTGAATGGGGTCAGGGAATCCTGGATCAGATCGCAAACTAA
- a CDS encoding TRAP transporter small permease, which translates to MNKFASYLLTGLICLVAGGQFVQVVTRYVLEIPVMGLEETLLYPTMWLYILGAVNASRENTHIRANVLEIFLKTKRQVVSLAIVGEVLSLIIGCWLMYWAWDFTKYSLRVWKESPTLYIPTFYVDVALLTGMVLMMIYTAWHLWNHIRDLTTDNKEQ; encoded by the coding sequence ATGAACAAGTTTGCCAGCTATCTGCTGACTGGACTGATATGTCTGGTAGCGGGTGGCCAGTTTGTCCAGGTAGTGACCCGCTACGTTCTCGAAATCCCGGTAATGGGGTTAGAGGAAACGTTGCTCTACCCAACGATGTGGCTGTATATCCTCGGGGCGGTAAACGCCTCTCGTGAAAATACCCACATTCGTGCCAATGTGCTGGAGATCTTCCTGAAAACCAAGCGTCAGGTTGTGTCACTGGCCATTGTTGGTGAAGTACTGAGTCTGATTATCGGCTGCTGGCTGATGTACTGGGCCTGGGATTTTACTAAGTATTCCCTGCGGGTCTGGAAAGAGAGTCCGACCCTGTATATCCCCACTTTTTACGTAGATGTTGCTCTGCTCACCGGTATGGTTCTGATGATGATCTATACCGCGTGGCACCTGTGGAATCACATCCGCGACCTGACTACTGATAATAAGGAGCAATAA